From the Psychrobacillus sp. FSL K6-4046 genome, one window contains:
- a CDS encoding thioesterase family protein encodes MFQTIIEPRVSETDGVGHINNTTIPIWLEGGRNQLFTFFNPDLSFQNWKMIILKTTVEYKAQIYYGKQVEIKCWIKRIGNSSLELYEEIWQEGKLTVQATTIYVNYNVQENKSEVIPDEIRRELEKHMYEENEGTP; translated from the coding sequence ATGTTCCAAACTATAATAGAACCAAGAGTCTCAGAAACCGATGGAGTAGGGCATATCAACAACACCACCATTCCTATTTGGCTAGAGGGTGGCAGAAACCAATTATTTACCTTCTTCAACCCGGATTTAAGCTTTCAAAACTGGAAGATGATTATCCTAAAAACAACTGTAGAATATAAAGCGCAAATCTATTACGGAAAACAAGTAGAAATCAAATGTTGGATCAAACGAATCGGCAACTCCAGCCTCGAGCTATACGAGGAAATCTGGCAGGAAGGAAAGCTAACTGTCCAAGCCACCACCATTTACGTAAATTACAATGTACAAGAGAATAAAAGCGAGGTAATCCCAGACGAGATTCGAAGAGAGCTGGAGAAGCATATGTATGAAGAAAATGAGGGTACGCCATGA
- a CDS encoding NAD(P)-dependent oxidoreductase: protein MKTVEELENLMTQPSAALIDDMVKLDGNIMILGIGGKMGPTLAVMAKRAIDEAGLDKKVIGVSRFSNGTLQDELESAGVETIACDLLNEDELKKLPVEKNIIYMAGNKFGTTGNEHFTWAMNTYLPGRVAEHFKGSNIVSFSTGNVYPLVPVIGSGCDENHQVAPVGEYGQSSLGRERVFTYFSERDNTPLAIFRLNYAIDMRYGVLLEIAKSVYNEKPLDLSMGHVNVIWQGDANEYAIRSLLHASSPPTVINVTGPETLSVRWLANEFGRLFDKKPVFVGSEQENALLNNASKAHQLFGYPRVSIREMIEWIADWVANDGETINKPTHFQERKGEF from the coding sequence ATGAAAACAGTTGAAGAGTTAGAGAATTTGATGACGCAGCCGTCCGCTGCATTGATTGATGACATGGTGAAGCTAGACGGGAATATTATGATTTTAGGTATTGGTGGGAAGATGGGACCGACGCTTGCTGTGATGGCGAAGCGCGCGATTGATGAGGCCGGCTTAGATAAAAAAGTGATTGGAGTTTCACGTTTTTCAAATGGCACGCTGCAGGATGAGCTAGAAAGTGCAGGGGTTGAAACGATTGCCTGTGATCTATTGAACGAGGACGAACTAAAGAAGCTGCCTGTTGAAAAGAACATTATTTACATGGCTGGCAATAAATTCGGGACGACTGGCAACGAGCATTTCACATGGGCGATGAACACCTATCTGCCTGGTCGAGTGGCAGAGCATTTTAAGGGCTCTAATATTGTGTCATTCTCTACGGGAAATGTGTATCCGTTAGTGCCTGTGATTGGGAGCGGCTGCGATGAGAACCACCAGGTTGCACCGGTTGGAGAGTATGGTCAATCCTCTTTAGGAAGAGAGCGTGTGTTTACATATTTCTCAGAAAGGGACAATACGCCACTTGCGATTTTCCGCTTAAACTACGCAATCGATATGCGTTACGGGGTTTTATTGGAAATCGCGAAGTCGGTTTATAATGAAAAGCCGCTGGATCTATCGATGGGGCATGTCAATGTCATCTGGCAAGGGGATGCGAATGAGTATGCGATCCGTTCGTTGCTTCACGCGAGCTCGCCTCCAACCGTTATCAACGTCACTGGTCCGGAGACGCTTTCTGTTCGATGGCTGGCAAATGAGTTTGGGCGTTTGTTTGATAAGAAGCCAGTATTTGTAGGCTCTGAGCAGGAAAATGCGCTGCTAAACAATGCGAGCAAGGCTCACCAGCTGTTCGGCTACCCGCGTGTATCGATCCGTGAAATGATCGAATGGATTGCAGACTGGGTCGCGAATGACGGAGAAACGATCAATAAGCCGACTCACTTCCAGGAGAGGAAGGGTGAGTTTTAA
- a CDS encoding iron-containing alcohol dehydrogenase — translation MSEKITFTPISYTGWDALSHLLAEVERFKVKKILIVTDPFLKEIGLTNQVSEPLESAGYTVDIYTEVVPEPPLAIGEKLVSYTREHAFDMVIGVGGGSALDLSKLAGVLASHEGNVADYLNLTGSKQITHKGLPTILIPTTSGTGSEVTNISVLSLETTKDVVTHDYLLADVAIVDPALTVSLPPKVTAATGVDALTHAVEAYISKNASPVSDALALQAIRLISNSIRTAVSNGEDKQARTDMSYGSYLAGLAFFNAGVAGVHALAYPLGGQFHIAHGDSNAVLLPYVMGYIRKSCDKRMKDIYEAMGFSSSNLSQEEASYKCVAELKRLVEDVGIPSTLQGFEIPENALESLTEDATKQKRILARSPLELGEKEIVAIYRAAFDGEIVE, via the coding sequence ATGTCAGAAAAAATTACGTTCACACCAATCAGCTACACAGGATGGGATGCACTATCCCATCTACTAGCTGAAGTGGAACGATTTAAAGTAAAGAAAATACTGATTGTCACCGATCCATTTTTAAAGGAAATCGGTTTAACGAATCAAGTATCGGAGCCACTAGAGTCGGCAGGTTACACGGTTGATATCTATACAGAAGTCGTGCCCGAGCCACCTTTAGCTATTGGCGAAAAGCTAGTTTCCTACACTCGTGAGCATGCCTTTGACATGGTCATCGGTGTCGGTGGCGGCAGTGCGCTCGATTTATCGAAGCTTGCAGGAGTTCTAGCTTCTCATGAAGGAAATGTAGCTGATTACTTGAACTTAACTGGCTCAAAGCAGATTACTCATAAAGGATTACCGACGATTTTAATCCCTACTACATCTGGAACAGGCTCAGAGGTTACGAATATATCGGTGCTATCTTTAGAGACTACTAAGGATGTTGTGACGCATGATTATTTATTGGCAGATGTCGCTATTGTCGATCCTGCGTTAACGGTTTCATTACCTCCTAAGGTTACTGCTGCTACTGGCGTTGATGCACTAACTCATGCAGTTGAGGCGTATATCTCGAAAAATGCAAGTCCTGTTTCCGATGCGTTAGCTTTACAGGCCATTCGTCTAATCAGCAATTCCATTCGTACCGCTGTATCGAACGGTGAAGACAAACAAGCTCGTACCGATATGAGTTACGGCAGCTATCTAGCCGGCCTTGCCTTCTTCAACGCAGGAGTTGCTGGTGTGCATGCACTCGCGTATCCGCTAGGCGGCCAGTTCCATATCGCCCACGGAGATTCCAACGCCGTCCTGCTCCCTTATGTTATGGGCTACATACGCAAAAGCTGCGATAAACGCATGAAAGATATATACGAAGCAATGGGCTTCAGCTCTAGTAATCTATCTCAGGAGGAAGCATCCTATAAATGCGTCGCTGAGCTAAAGAGATTAGTAGAAGACGTAGGAATCCCTTCTACCCTACAAGGGTTCGAGATTCCAGAAAACGCCTTAGAAAGCTTGACGGAAGACGCAACAAAACAGAAGCGCATTTTGGCTCGCAGTCCATTGGAGTTAGGTGAAAAAGAGATTGTTGCAATTTATCGAGCAGCTTTTGATGGAGAGATTGTGGAGTAG
- a CDS encoding 5'-nucleotidase C-terminal domain-containing protein — MNFNQGGENLFSGKRIVASFLVVVLLLGNGMFLKQLPVHAEEKDINITLLATSDIHGRFMPWDYAIDGPNVSGSLTQLYTIIKQVRAENPNTILLDNGDLIQDNSAELFNDQPLSPMTQAINAMGYEAWTFGNHEFNFGLDVLDKVSSQFKGPRLAGNVYKENGERFLPAYTIIERDGVKVGVIGMVTPLITQYEKGTDHLEGLVVKDPVEETKKAVKELEGKVDVMIGLLHMGLENENGNPGTGVMDIANAVPELAGIFAGHNHVLINNENVNGVVITEPAKYGTHISRIDLTFSKDGEKLTLKDKGASTIPVKAADGTTVKSDEELEKLLQPYHEFARADANVVVAQLKGTNLVPPNEIEGIPAVQVQETPLSDFFHEVMLHYSNADVVAHQIDNDKASLNVGPIKKKDIAYNYQFAGGEVSVYEVTGKDLMDYMEWAVGYFNSTRDGDVTVSFDKTRRASKYSTNDFFGNVKYDIDLSEAPGKRIKNLRKLDGTPIKAEDQLTLGMNAYRMDFLLSKGQALEGRKFNMTWSSKDESAYGETGGTIRNLAIRYLKDEMKGEYKPTIQNNWKIVGVDTKSPARKAVVELVNKGILTVPTTEDGKYTNIASINVKDVITQQEIKELSAKAKVDSAQFAKVKTTGEFYLALAKALNKPEPPKDKDKPVKPEAPKDKPAKPETPKDKAKPVKPATPKGKVTAYHLNVRAQAANSGKVLGTIAKNKEVEVLGNEKGWYVISYKGKKGYVYSRYIDLLK; from the coding sequence ATGAACTTTAATCAAGGGGGAGAAAATTTGTTTAGTGGGAAAAGGATTGTAGCAAGTTTTTTAGTTGTGGTTTTATTATTAGGGAATGGAATGTTTCTAAAACAACTTCCTGTACATGCAGAAGAGAAGGATATTAATATTACCCTTCTTGCAACTTCAGATATTCATGGGCGATTTATGCCATGGGATTATGCGATAGATGGTCCGAATGTAAGCGGGAGTCTAACGCAGTTATATACCATTATCAAGCAAGTGCGAGCAGAGAATCCAAACACCATTTTATTGGATAATGGTGATTTAATACAGGACAATTCTGCAGAGCTATTTAATGATCAACCATTATCTCCTATGACTCAAGCGATTAATGCGATGGGCTATGAGGCATGGACTTTTGGTAACCATGAATTTAACTTTGGTTTAGATGTGTTAGACAAGGTTTCTAGTCAATTCAAAGGACCTAGACTTGCAGGTAATGTATACAAGGAAAATGGGGAACGTTTTTTGCCTGCCTATACTATTATCGAGCGTGATGGAGTAAAGGTTGGAGTAATAGGGATGGTCACTCCATTAATAACTCAATATGAAAAAGGTACGGATCATCTAGAGGGTCTAGTCGTCAAGGATCCTGTAGAGGAAACGAAAAAAGCAGTGAAAGAGCTAGAAGGTAAAGTAGATGTAATGATTGGTCTTTTACATATGGGTCTTGAAAATGAAAACGGTAATCCTGGAACAGGAGTAATGGACATTGCAAATGCAGTGCCAGAGCTAGCTGGTATTTTTGCAGGGCATAACCATGTATTGATTAACAATGAAAATGTAAATGGCGTTGTAATTACAGAGCCTGCAAAATATGGTACACATATTTCAAGAATTGATTTAACCTTCTCCAAGGATGGGGAAAAGTTAACACTAAAGGATAAGGGTGCTTCCACAATTCCAGTGAAAGCGGCAGACGGAACTACTGTTAAGTCGGATGAAGAGCTGGAAAAATTATTGCAGCCTTACCATGAGTTCGCGCGAGCAGACGCAAATGTCGTGGTCGCACAATTAAAAGGGACAAACCTTGTTCCTCCTAATGAAATAGAGGGTATCCCAGCAGTACAAGTCCAAGAAACACCTTTGTCGGACTTTTTCCATGAGGTGATGCTTCATTATAGTAATGCAGATGTGGTAGCTCATCAGATAGATAATGACAAAGCGTCCTTAAATGTTGGACCTATCAAGAAAAAAGACATTGCTTACAACTATCAGTTTGCTGGTGGAGAAGTTTCTGTCTATGAAGTTACAGGAAAAGATTTAATGGATTATATGGAATGGGCAGTTGGCTATTTCAATAGTACGCGTGATGGTGACGTGACAGTAAGCTTTGACAAAACTCGCCGTGCTTCCAAATATAGCACGAATGACTTCTTCGGTAATGTGAAATACGATATCGACTTATCCGAGGCACCGGGAAAACGTATTAAAAACCTTAGAAAGCTAGACGGAACTCCGATTAAAGCAGAGGATCAATTAACTTTAGGGATGAATGCATATAGAATGGACTTTCTTCTATCTAAAGGACAAGCGTTAGAAGGGCGTAAGTTTAATATGACCTGGTCCTCCAAGGATGAAAGTGCCTATGGTGAAACTGGCGGTACCATTCGCAATCTTGCCATTAGATACTTAAAGGACGAGATGAAAGGCGAATATAAACCAACCATTCAAAACAACTGGAAAATCGTCGGTGTAGATACAAAATCTCCAGCACGAAAAGCCGTTGTAGAACTAGTCAATAAAGGAATTCTAACTGTACCTACAACGGAAGATGGAAAGTACACGAATATCGCATCCATCAATGTAAAGGATGTAATTACACAGCAGGAAATAAAGGAGCTATCAGCAAAAGCTAAAGTGGACTCCGCCCAATTTGCAAAAGTAAAAACAACAGGTGAATTCTATTTAGCTTTAGCGAAAGCATTGAATAAACCAGAACCACCAAAGGACAAAGATAAACCAGTTAAACCAGAAGCACCGAAAGATAAGCCGGCTAAACCTGAAACACCGAAGGATAAAGCTAAACCAGTTAAACCAGCAACACCAAAAGGAAAAGTAACAGCTTACCATTTGAATGTTCGTGCTCAAGCAGCAAACAGCGGAAAAGTGCTAGGAACCATTGCTAAAAACAAAGAAGTAGAAGTGTTGGGCAATGAAAAAGGCTGGTATGTCATTTCCTACAAAGGTAAAAAAGGATACGTGTACAGTCGATATATTGACTTACTAAAATAA
- a CDS encoding Gfo/Idh/MocA family oxidoreductase, whose protein sequence is MKIGLIGLDTSHSEIFTRLLNNQDDPHHVQGATITHVIPTFSEDLAISSSRFTDFYQIVIKKYGVAEVDTVEELMGEVDAVIIGTVDGRNHLDWFKEIVPYGKPVFIDKPVVMSSKEMAEVIRLSKNHGTPVMSSSALRFSESVMAVQGSVDWSSGYFYGPTPMQEQLIGYFWYGIHLVEMAVTLFGTGVEKVQVEQKADCHHVHLTYKDGRHLIIRGETEWHGRFGAVLHSADDVQTLKLWEEEKPFYAGLVEHIVEFFETGVGAVSLEETAEIVRIIEEINKGL, encoded by the coding sequence ATGAAAATAGGATTGATAGGACTAGACACTTCACATAGTGAAATATTCACCAGATTACTAAATAACCAAGATGATCCCCATCATGTACAAGGAGCAACCATCACCCATGTTATCCCGACATTCTCGGAGGATTTAGCAATTAGCTCAAGCAGATTTACTGACTTCTATCAAATTGTCATCAAGAAATACGGGGTAGCAGAGGTAGATACAGTTGAGGAATTAATGGGTGAGGTAGACGCCGTCATTATAGGGACAGTCGATGGGCGCAATCATCTAGACTGGTTCAAGGAAATTGTGCCTTATGGTAAGCCGGTGTTTATCGATAAGCCAGTCGTCATGAGCAGCAAGGAAATGGCAGAGGTGATTAGACTGAGCAAAAATCATGGAACACCGGTCATGAGCTCCTCTGCCTTACGTTTTTCAGAGTCGGTTATGGCGGTCCAAGGGTCAGTAGACTGGAGCAGTGGCTATTTCTACGGACCAACCCCCATGCAGGAGCAGCTAATCGGATACTTCTGGTACGGTATCCATCTAGTCGAAATGGCGGTCACACTGTTTGGGACAGGCGTGGAGAAGGTACAGGTAGAGCAAAAGGCTGATTGCCACCATGTTCATCTGACCTACAAGGATGGTCGACATCTCATCATTCGAGGAGAAACCGAATGGCATGGCCGTTTTGGAGCAGTATTACACTCCGCGGATGATGTACAGACATTGAAGCTATGGGAAGAAGAGAAACCTTTTTACGCTGGCTTGGTCGAGCATATAGTAGAGTTTTTTGAGACAGGGGTGGGTGCTGTTTCGTTAGAGGAAACAGCTGAGATTGTGAGGATTATTGAGGAGATTAATAAGGGATTGTAA
- a CDS encoding dihydrodipicolinate synthase family protein, with protein MKEELKQHLHDGAFIPAHPLAITQDKKLDEEAQRRLTRYYLEAGVGGVAVGVHTTQFEIRDPQFDLYETVLKLAMEEINNAKLNRPFLKIAGACGKTEQAVKEAEIAKSFGYDMVLLSNGGLNEYSEKELVERTKEVAAIIPVFGFYLQPAVGGRVFSYEFWEQFAAIDNVFGIKMAPFDRYLTLDVIRAVNASPRRDEIALYTGNDDNIVVDLFTNYNDKQIVGGLLGHWSVWTHKAVELFEQIKEARAQGQIDPKWFSIAQHVTDANAAFFDSRNDFKGSIAGINEVLRRQGLMQGNWCLMDHEVLSEGQLEEIDRVYYAYPELNDDTFVKAFLEKESVVNG; from the coding sequence ATGAAAGAGGAGTTAAAACAGCATTTACATGACGGGGCGTTCATTCCGGCGCATCCACTTGCAATCACGCAAGACAAAAAACTCGACGAAGAGGCACAACGCCGTTTAACTCGATATTACTTGGAGGCAGGTGTTGGCGGGGTCGCGGTTGGTGTGCATACCACACAATTTGAGATTCGAGATCCTCAGTTTGATTTGTATGAAACGGTATTAAAGCTTGCGATGGAGGAAATCAACAACGCAAAGCTGAATCGTCCATTCCTTAAAATCGCGGGTGCTTGTGGTAAAACAGAGCAGGCGGTAAAAGAGGCAGAAATCGCTAAAAGTTTTGGCTATGATATGGTACTATTAAGTAACGGTGGATTAAATGAATATTCCGAAAAAGAACTAGTTGAACGTACGAAAGAGGTCGCTGCTATTATTCCAGTGTTCGGCTTTTATCTGCAGCCAGCTGTAGGTGGACGGGTATTCAGCTATGAATTTTGGGAGCAGTTCGCTGCAATCGACAATGTATTCGGTATTAAAATGGCTCCGTTTGACCGTTATTTAACGTTAGATGTGATTCGCGCAGTGAACGCCTCTCCGAGAAGAGACGAGATTGCGCTTTATACCGGCAATGACGACAACATCGTAGTGGATTTGTTCACCAATTATAATGACAAGCAAATCGTCGGCGGCTTGCTAGGTCACTGGTCTGTATGGACACATAAGGCAGTGGAGCTTTTTGAGCAAATAAAAGAAGCGAGGGCACAGGGTCAGATTGATCCAAAGTGGTTCAGCATTGCCCAGCACGTCACGGATGCCAATGCAGCATTCTTTGATTCGAGGAACGACTTTAAGGGAAGTATTGCGGGTATCAATGAAGTGCTCAGAAGACAGGGGCTTATGCAAGGGAACTGGTGCCTGATGGATCACGAGGTATTGAGCGAGGGCCAGCTAGAGGAAATCGATCGTGTGTACTACGCGTATCCAGAGCTGAACGACGATACATTTGTAAAGGCTTTTTTGGAAAAGGAAAGTGTAGTAAACGGTTAA
- a CDS encoding aldehyde dehydrogenase family protein yields the protein MEKNYYVNGEWRTSERFAELYSPHTKELIAKIPQATREEVDEAIEVAHGAREKMAALTAFERSAILEQIAQLFAVHREEAAKIISLEAAKPLKYAYGEIDRTIETYKFAAEEAKRLTGEMIPMDAAKNGADRFGYTIEEPIGVIGAITPFNFPQNLVAHKVGPAIAAGNTIVLKPASQTPLSALFLAELIEQTALPKGAFNVVTGSGREVGDALVESDKVKMITFTGSPAVGKGIRNKAGLKKVALELGSNAGLIIDKNVDLANVVQKCVMGAFSNQGQVCISLQRTYVMDEIFDEFIEQFSEMTKKLVVGSPFDPATDISAMIAATESERALEWVEEAVGHGAEIITGGKIEDDVFQPTILKNVNAISKVSCQEVFAPIVGVSRISSIEEGIEAINDSSFGLQAGIFTNDIKTAFKAAKLLEVGGVMINDIPTYRVDQMPYGGVKDSGTGKEGIKYAIHEMTETKLVVWNNQ from the coding sequence ATGGAAAAAAACTATTATGTAAACGGTGAATGGAGAACTTCTGAAAGATTTGCGGAGCTTTACTCCCCACATACAAAAGAGCTAATCGCGAAAATTCCTCAGGCGACTCGTGAGGAAGTGGATGAAGCAATTGAAGTGGCACACGGTGCACGAGAAAAAATGGCGGCTTTAACAGCATTCGAGCGCTCAGCTATTTTGGAGCAAATTGCTCAGCTGTTCGCCGTACATCGTGAAGAGGCTGCAAAAATTATTTCATTAGAGGCCGCAAAGCCACTGAAATATGCGTATGGGGAAATTGACCGTACGATTGAAACGTATAAGTTTGCTGCCGAGGAAGCGAAGCGTTTAACTGGAGAGATGATTCCAATGGACGCTGCAAAAAACGGCGCGGATCGATTTGGCTATACGATCGAGGAGCCGATCGGTGTCATCGGTGCCATCACTCCGTTCAACTTCCCACAAAATTTAGTAGCTCATAAAGTGGGACCTGCGATTGCAGCCGGGAATACGATCGTGTTGAAGCCTGCGTCTCAGACTCCACTTTCTGCTTTATTTTTAGCAGAATTGATTGAACAAACGGCTCTTCCAAAAGGCGCTTTTAACGTCGTAACTGGTAGCGGTCGTGAGGTTGGCGATGCTTTAGTCGAAAGCGACAAGGTGAAGATGATTACGTTCACTGGTAGTCCTGCTGTAGGTAAAGGAATCCGCAACAAGGCTGGCTTGAAGAAGGTTGCACTGGAGCTTGGCTCTAATGCTGGTTTGATTATCGATAAAAATGTAGATCTTGCTAACGTCGTACAAAAGTGTGTGATGGGTGCCTTCTCTAATCAAGGCCAAGTGTGCATCTCCTTGCAGCGTACGTATGTAATGGATGAGATTTTCGATGAGTTTATTGAACAATTTAGTGAGATGACAAAAAAGCTTGTCGTGGGTAGTCCCTTCGATCCAGCTACAGATATATCCGCAATGATTGCTGCTACAGAATCGGAACGTGCTCTAGAGTGGGTTGAGGAAGCAGTTGGCCATGGCGCAGAAATTATTACTGGTGGGAAGATTGAAGACGATGTATTCCAGCCTACCATTTTGAAAAATGTGAATGCAATTTCCAAGGTTTCTTGTCAGGAGGTATTCGCACCGATTGTTGGCGTAAGTCGCATTTCTTCTATTGAAGAAGGAATTGAAGCGATCAATGATTCCAGCTTCGGTCTACAGGCCGGCATTTTCACAAATGATATTAAGACAGCCTTTAAAGCGGCTAAGCTTCTAGAGGTTGGTGGTGTCATGATCAATGACATTCCTACGTATCGTGTGGACCAAATGCCATACGGCGGTGTAAAGGATAGCGGTACCGGTAAGGAAGGTATCAAATACGCGATCCACGAAATGACGGAAACGAAGCTTGTGGTTTGGAATAATCAATAA
- a CDS encoding Nramp family divalent metal transporter, which produces MNEGAKIGVAGNAKAGRKSIFSYLGPALITSALVLGPGSVTLSSKIGAIYGAQLVWTLVLAVVLMMVYTEMSTRIGIAAKSSFIGVMKEKWGFWSGLLIGIGAFLVTASFQAGNAIGTGIAISTVTNMDPTIWIIVFTLISIGLLFAKQFYQILEKLMLVLVVLMLLAFLITVIVVKPSISAIFQGFVPVIPDGSMGLIIALFATSFSIVGALYQSYLVKEKGWTLRDAVSGKRESFLGIFLLGFISFLIMITAATILKPQGLVVNDASEMGLALEPLFGSWSTVVFMLGLFGASFSSLMGNATIGGSLLADGFGVGNNLSNMKVKLFIILVILFGSVIGIVFGSAPLNLIVFAQAVTIFVVPFIAIAILVVANDKRVMGELKNKWLSNSLGIIGLLVLIYLAYNNANNIFFS; this is translated from the coding sequence ATGAATGAAGGGGCAAAGATTGGGGTTGCTGGTAACGCGAAGGCTGGAAGAAAGAGTATTTTTAGCTATTTGGGGCCAGCATTAATTACTTCTGCTTTGGTGCTTGGGCCAGGAAGTGTGACATTGTCTTCTAAGATTGGTGCGATTTATGGGGCACAGCTTGTTTGGACGTTGGTGTTGGCTGTTGTGCTGATGATGGTGTATACCGAGATGAGCACAAGAATTGGGATTGCAGCCAAGAGTAGCTTCATTGGTGTGATGAAGGAGAAGTGGGGTTTCTGGTCTGGGCTGCTTATTGGGATAGGTGCGTTTTTAGTTACGGCTTCGTTTCAGGCAGGGAATGCAATTGGGACTGGGATAGCTATTTCAACGGTAACTAATATGGATCCGACCATTTGGATTATCGTGTTTACGCTTATTTCGATTGGGCTTTTATTTGCGAAGCAGTTTTATCAGATTTTAGAGAAACTGATGCTTGTGCTAGTGGTGCTGATGCTATTGGCATTTCTAATTACAGTGATTGTTGTTAAGCCTTCTATTAGTGCCATATTTCAAGGGTTTGTTCCTGTTATTCCAGATGGAAGTATGGGATTGATTATAGCTTTGTTTGCTACTAGCTTTTCGATAGTTGGGGCGCTCTATCAGTCTTATTTGGTTAAGGAAAAAGGCTGGACTTTGAGGGATGCTGTTAGTGGGAAGAGAGAGTCTTTCTTAGGCATTTTTCTGCTTGGATTTATTTCCTTCCTCATCATGATCACTGCAGCAACTATTCTCAAACCACAAGGGCTGGTTGTGAATGATGCGTCGGAAATGGGCTTGGCGCTCGAGCCGTTGTTTGGTAGCTGGTCGACGGTTGTGTTTATGCTTGGGCTGTTTGGGGCTTCGTTTTCGTCCTTGATGGGGAATGCGACGATTGGTGGGTCACTGCTTGCGGATGGATTTGGGGTAGGGAATAACCTTTCTAATATGAAGGTAAAGCTTTTCATTATATTAGTGATTTTATTTGGCTCAGTTATTGGAATTGTGTTTGGGTCTGCACCGCTCAATTTAATTGTTTTTGCGCAGGCGGTTACGATATTTGTTGTTCCGTTTATTGCGATTGCCATTTTAGTCGTAGCGAATGACAAGCGAGTGATGGGGGAGCTGAAAAACAAATGGCTCAGCAATTCACTCGGCATAATAGGGTTACTTGTATTAATTTATCTAGCATATAACAACGCAAACAATATCTTTTTTTCTTAA
- a CDS encoding LacI family DNA-binding transcriptional regulator — protein sequence MVSSKDVAKHAGVSQTTVSRVLNTPELVKKPTLEKVMKAIDELNYMPNLHARSLVQNKTGSIALLSGPLHNPFFVDSTTAIVNYANEMGYRVSVQFVNDEKLSEAYATAFEHKIDGIILSCILLDDPIFDKLKRMNIPFITYNRKHKNNEYFVEIDNFQAGYLAVKHMVELGHTRIAWVGGPLSVSTFRNRYLGYKKAMEDFELHVSERYIFNTDTSKQDIALAFEKLKNLENRPTAICGGSDSLALFLMDEAFQHGLSIPNDLSIIGIDNVDMSMHGSIQLTTVGSISEENLGFLAIQELIEMIENKKNSCTQITESVKVFKRSTTRALKTN from the coding sequence TTGGTATCATCAAAAGACGTTGCAAAGCATGCGGGTGTTTCCCAAACGACAGTATCTCGTGTTTTAAATACACCGGAGTTAGTTAAGAAGCCCACACTTGAAAAAGTAATGAAGGCGATTGATGAGTTAAACTATATGCCGAATCTTCATGCGCGCTCACTAGTTCAAAATAAGACCGGTTCGATTGCCCTTCTATCAGGACCGCTACATAACCCATTTTTTGTGGACAGTACTACTGCTATCGTCAATTATGCCAATGAGATGGGATATCGTGTAAGCGTACAGTTTGTAAACGATGAAAAGCTTAGTGAAGCGTATGCGACTGCATTTGAGCATAAGATTGACGGCATTATTTTATCTTGTATTTTATTGGATGACCCTATTTTTGATAAGCTCAAGCGGATGAACATTCCTTTTATCACCTATAACCGCAAGCATAAAAACAATGAGTATTTTGTGGAAATCGATAATTTTCAAGCTGGTTATTTAGCAGTCAAGCATATGGTGGAGCTGGGCCATACAAGGATTGCTTGGGTTGGTGGCCCATTGTCTGTAAGTACCTTCCGTAATCGTTATCTTGGTTACAAGAAGGCTATGGAGGATTTTGAACTACATGTATCTGAGAGGTATATTTTTAATACGGATACTTCCAAACAGGATATTGCCTTGGCTTTTGAAAAGCTGAAGAATTTAGAAAATCGTCCTACTGCGATTTGCGGGGGCTCGGATTCGCTCGCGTTGTTTTTAATGGACGAAGCTTTTCAGCACGGGCTATCAATCCCAAATGACTTGAGTATTATAGGAATTGATAACGTGGATATGAGTATGCACGGGTCGATTCAGCTTACAACAGTGGGTAGCATCTCTGAAGAGAATCTAGGATTTTTAGCTATTCAGGAATTAATAGAAATGATTGAAAATAAAAAAAATAGTTGCACACAAATTACGGAGTCTGTTAAAGTATTTAAAAGAAGCACGACGAGAGCACTTAAAACAAACTAA